Proteins from one Telopea speciosissima isolate NSW1024214 ecotype Mountain lineage chromosome 1, Tspe_v1, whole genome shotgun sequence genomic window:
- the LOC122662986 gene encoding fasciclin-like arabinogalactan protein 17: MDLRVYGVTRLFFTFYLVSVAGFCVALQETTGAKPLNSSNSGQINSNSVLVALLDSHYTELAELVEKALLLQSLEEAVGKHNITIFAPRNEALERDLDPEFKHFLLAPGNLKSLQTLLMFHVIPKRIGSNEWPKAASKSAKHKTLSHDHIHLTCKDSDKKVDSAAVIHPDAVTRPDGVIHGIERLLIPRSVQDDFNRRRNLRQTTAVKPEGAPEVDPRTHRLKKPAPPVPVGSPPVLPIYDAMAPGPSLAPAPAPGPGGPHHKFDGESQVKDFIHTLLHYGGYNELADILVNLTSLASEMGKLVSEGYVLTVLAPNDEAMAKLTTDQLSEPGAPEQIVYYHLIPEYQTEESMYNAVRRFGKIRYDTLRIPHKVVAEEADGSVKFGQGDESAYLFDPDIYTDGRISVQGIDGVLFPTEEKPKSESKLVQHSSTTTTTTKSTMKPRRGKLLEVTCRMLWSLGQDARFTSCH, encoded by the exons ATGGATTTGAGAGTCTATGGCGTTACTAGGTTATTCTTCACGTTTTATCTTGTATCAGTGGCTGGATTTTGTGTTGCATTGCAGGAAACTACAGGGGCAAAGCCATTAAATTCGTCGAATTCAGGCCAAATCAATTCCAATTCAGTCCTCGTAGCTCTCCTCGACTCACATTACACGGAACTTGCTGAACTCGTAGAGAAAGCTCTTCTCTTGCAGTCGTTAGAGGAGGCTGTGGGTAAACACAATATCACCATTTTCGCACCTAGGAACGAAGCTCTGGAACGAGATCTCGACCCTGAGTTCAAGCATTTCCTTCTGGCCCCTGGTAATCTCAAATCTCTGCAAACTTTGTTAATGTTTCATGTCATACCGAAAAGGATTGGATCCAATGAGTGGCCCAAGGCAGCTTCCAAGTCCGCCAAGCACAAAACGCTTTCTCACGACCATATCCACCTTACCTGTAAGGATTCCGATAAGAAGGTCGATTCCGCAGCGGTCATCCATCCAGATGCGGTGACTCGCCCCGATGGTGTCATTCACGGGATTGAACGTCTATTGATTCCTCGATCCGTCCAAGACGATTTCAACCGCCGTAGAAATCTTCGTCAGACTACTGCGGTGAAGCCTGAAGGAGCACCGGAGGTTGACCCCAGAACCCACCGGCTCAAGAAACCAGCGCCGCCTGTGCCGGTAGGTTCACCGCCTGTGCTGCCGATCTACGATGCAATGGCTCCAGGTCCATCACTAGCTCCGGCACCGGCACCAGGACCCGGAGGTCCTCACCACAAGTTCGATGGCGAATCCCAAGTGAAGGACTTCATCCACACCCTCCTGCATTATGGTGGATACAACGAACTTGCCGACATTCTGGTCAACCTGACGTCCTTAGCGTCGGAAATGGGAAAATTAGTGTCTGAAGGTTACGTTTTAACAGTTTTAGCTCCGAACGATGAGGCAATGGCGAAGCTGACGACGGACCAGCTGAGCGAACCTGGTGCACCGGAGCAGATCGTCTATTACCATCTCATTCCGGAGTATCAGACGGAGGAGAGTATGTACAATGCGGTAAGGAGATTCGGTAAGATCCGGTACGATACGTTACGAATACCTCACAAGGTTGTGGCGGAAGAGGCAGATGGGTCTGTGAAATTTGGACAGGGCGATGAGTCCGCATATCTATTCGATCCCGATATCTACACCGACGGCCGGATTTCAGTACAAGGTATCGATGGCGTGCTGTTCCCCACTGAAGAGAAGCCGAAATCCGAATCGAAATTGGTCCAGCACAGTTCtaccaccacaaccaccaccaagTCTACTATGAAACCCAGGAGAG GAAAGTTGCTGGAAGTGACGTGTAGGATGTTATGGTCCTTGGGTCAGGATGCTCGCTTCACCTCATGCCATTGA